One segment of Gilliamella sp. ESL0441 DNA contains the following:
- a CDS encoding bifunctional aspartate transaminase/aspartate 4-decarboxylase has protein sequence MKNKSDYAKYANLSPFELKDNLIKLAQSHPDHAMLNAGRGNPNFLATWPRQAFFQLGVFAIQESEMSYSYLNEGVGGFPIKDGLTGRFEHFIRQNYNTPGVPFLGKAFSYIRDQLGLDENAFLQEMVEGILGCNYPVPDRMLRFSEKVVKSYVLRQMGASYLNIDDIDLFATEGGTAAMAYVFNSMKENGLIHNGDKIAIGAPIFTPYLEIPALNDYQLVEVLINSDPNLNWQYPESELRKLEDPAIKAFFLVNPSNPPSVKIDDKSLKIIADIVKKRPDLIILTDDVYGTFADDFQSLFAICPKNTILVYSFSKYFGATGWRLGVIATAQDNVIDKTIRSLPSKAKQVLNKRYSSIVTDPENLKFIDRLVADSRAVALNHTAGLSTPQQVQMVLFALCEMMDTDESYKTTLKTLIRRRAASLYQHVGLKHKTDGNSVDYYTLIDLEHICRELYDDKFAKWILKNKNPSELLFRIADEAGVVLLPGKGFAVQHPSARASLANLNEYQYAAIGLSMRKLAQEYYDEYKGKKK, from the coding sequence ATGAAGAACAAATCAGATTACGCAAAATATGCTAATTTAAGTCCTTTTGAATTAAAAGATAATTTAATTAAACTTGCCCAAAGCCATCCTGATCATGCTATGTTAAATGCAGGACGAGGTAATCCTAATTTTTTAGCAACTTGGCCGCGTCAAGCTTTTTTCCAGCTTGGTGTTTTTGCGATTCAAGAATCCGAAATGTCTTATTCTTATCTCAATGAAGGAGTAGGTGGTTTTCCAATTAAAGATGGATTAACAGGGCGTTTTGAGCATTTTATTCGTCAAAATTACAATACCCCTGGTGTTCCATTCTTAGGTAAAGCATTTTCGTATATTCGTGATCAACTTGGTCTTGATGAAAATGCATTTTTACAAGAAATGGTAGAAGGAATTTTAGGTTGTAACTATCCTGTTCCTGATCGAATGCTACGGTTCAGCGAAAAAGTCGTCAAATCCTATGTGTTAAGACAAATGGGGGCAAGCTATCTAAATATCGATGATATCGACCTTTTTGCAACCGAAGGTGGTACAGCCGCCATGGCTTATGTTTTCAATTCGATGAAAGAAAACGGTTTGATTCATAATGGCGATAAAATTGCAATTGGTGCACCAATTTTTACCCCTTATCTTGAAATTCCAGCCTTAAATGATTATCAATTAGTTGAAGTATTAATTAATTCGGATCCTAATTTAAATTGGCAGTATCCTGAATCAGAATTACGCAAATTAGAAGATCCTGCTATTAAAGCTTTCTTCCTTGTTAACCCTTCCAATCCACCATCCGTAAAAATTGATGATAAAAGCTTAAAAATTATAGCTGATATTGTTAAAAAACGTCCTGATCTCATTATTTTAACGGATGATGTGTACGGTACATTTGCCGATGATTTCCAATCTTTGTTTGCTATTTGCCCTAAAAATACCATTCTAGTTTACTCATTCTCTAAATATTTTGGGGCAACCGGTTGGCGTTTAGGAGTAATAGCAACAGCACAAGATAATGTCATTGATAAAACAATTCGATCATTGCCAAGTAAAGCAAAACAAGTTTTAAATAAACGTTATAGCTCTATTGTGACCGATCCTGAAAATCTTAAATTTATTGATCGTTTAGTTGCTGACAGTCGCGCAGTTGCATTAAACCATACAGCAGGACTTTCAACACCTCAACAAGTGCAAATGGTATTATTTGCACTTTGTGAAATGATGGACACGGATGAGAGCTATAAAACAACGTTGAAAACATTAATACGCCGTCGTGCGGCTTCGCTATATCAGCATGTGGGACTGAAACATAAAACGGATGGAAACAGTGTAGATTACTATACGCTAATCGACCTTGAACACATTTGTCGTGAACTGTATGATGATAAATTTGCCAAATGGATTCTTAAAAATAAAAATCCGTCTGAATTACTATTCAGAATTGCGGATGAAGCGGGTGTGGTGCTATTACCAGGTAAAGGATTTGCTGTGCAACATCCTTCAGCTCGTGCCTCATTAGCTAACTTAAATGAGTATCAATATGCGGCAATTGGCTTATCAATGCGTAAATTGGCTCAAGAGTATTATGATGAATACAAAGGTAAGAAAAAATAG
- a CDS encoding SMP-30/gluconolactonase/LRE family protein encodes MKKLLLSSIIFLFSTLFGGMSMAELKTIANSFNAPTGIAFDSAGAMYVTNWSSDSIVKINANGKKETVYSNISSPAGIVIDAQDNIYVASYGDDYILKISANGETKKISDGYHTPTGIAFSKSGKLLITNRSTGEIVSLDLNNGKKEIIVKGLSTPVGVTELPDNSLVVSQYSGRLTLIDPNGNKTELGSSFTRPGVGIVTISPSVVAVIDNGANMVREIDVKTKKVNTLVSSLSGAVALALHNNHYYIGTWGDGSVHKFNKN; translated from the coding sequence ATGAAAAAACTTTTATTATCTAGCATTATTTTTTTATTTTCCACGTTATTTGGCGGAATGAGTATGGCCGAATTAAAAACCATTGCTAATTCGTTTAATGCGCCTACCGGTATTGCTTTTGACAGCGCAGGCGCAATGTATGTTACCAATTGGTCTAGCGATTCAATCGTTAAAATTAACGCTAATGGAAAAAAAGAAACCGTTTATTCAAATATCTCATCACCAGCAGGAATTGTCATTGATGCTCAAGATAATATCTATGTCGCTTCTTATGGGGATGATTATATCTTAAAAATTTCGGCTAACGGCGAAACTAAAAAAATTTCTGATGGATACCATACCCCAACAGGTATTGCATTTTCTAAATCGGGAAAATTACTTATTACCAATCGTTCAACAGGTGAAATTGTTTCACTCGATTTAAATAATGGTAAAAAAGAAATTATTGTCAAAGGATTATCCACTCCAGTCGGAGTTACAGAACTTCCTGATAATAGTTTAGTGGTTTCTCAATATAGTGGTCGTTTGACTCTTATCGATCCTAATGGCAATAAAACTGAGTTGGGCAGTAGTTTTACTCGTCCTGGTGTTGGTATTGTCACTATTTCGCCTAGTGTGGTAGCCGTAATTGATAATGGTGCAAATATGGTTCGTGAGATTGATGTAAAGACTAAAAAGGTAAATACCTTAGTTTCTTCGTTATCCGGTGCAGTTGCTCTTGCTTTGCATAATAATCATTATTACATTGGCACATGGGGAGATGGTAGTGTTCATAAGTTTAATAAGAATTAA
- the aspT gene encoding aspartate-alanine antiporter, translating into MFQWLSNWILDGLKHSPEILLFLSLSLGYLIGGIRIGKFQLGGVAGSLLVAVALSVFGITVDAGVKAVLFALFIYAVGFESGPQFFRSLGIKTLREIFLALFIAVAGFVTVVVLAKIFDLDKGLAAGLAAGGLTQSAIMGTASDALTQLGLSTEELSRLQGNVTIGYAVTYIFGSLGAIIVCVNILPKIMGRDISDDAIKAQAEQLHGSMLLGANQNFALSDISGRLYRVTNKINQSVSDIEKTVNGISIERIKRGNKILEATPETLIKAKDIILVVGHRDAMIQANDLLGTEINSASGMDVVMNTQDVEMRNSRYVGENLTQVLSSDEVISLKHGIYLVAIHRDGQSLPLNNDIVLKLGDVITIYGADSDLRRVIDRIGAPITKSEKTDWIFHGLGLVVGLIIGLIVIRVSDIPITLGAGGGALLSGLLFGWYRSFHQTVGNIPTGALQLLKDFGLAGFVAVVGLSSGLQAIDTIKEQGLSLFLIGVVVTLLPMLLAIYFGKYVLGYKNSAVFAGALAGSRSANPAFGEVLNKAGNSTPTNSFAITYALANVFLTLLGPLVVAFV; encoded by the coding sequence ATGTTTCAATGGCTTTCAAATTGGATTTTAGATGGACTCAAACACTCACCAGAAATATTATTATTTCTCTCATTGAGTTTAGGTTATTTAATTGGTGGGATTCGTATCGGTAAATTTCAGCTGGGTGGCGTAGCCGGTTCATTGCTTGTCGCTGTAGCACTGAGTGTATTTGGTATAACTGTTGATGCTGGCGTTAAAGCGGTACTTTTCGCACTATTTATTTATGCTGTTGGGTTTGAAAGTGGCCCCCAGTTTTTCCGATCTTTAGGTATTAAAACATTACGAGAAATCTTTTTAGCACTTTTCATTGCGGTTGCAGGTTTTGTGACTGTCGTTGTTTTAGCAAAAATATTCGATTTAGATAAAGGGTTGGCAGCCGGTCTTGCCGCAGGGGGATTGACACAATCCGCTATTATGGGTACTGCTTCTGATGCGTTAACTCAACTTGGTTTAAGCACAGAAGAGTTAAGTCGCTTACAAGGTAATGTCACCATTGGCTATGCTGTAACTTATATCTTTGGTTCCCTTGGTGCCATTATTGTTTGTGTTAATATTTTACCTAAAATTATGGGTAGAGATATCAGCGATGATGCAATTAAGGCGCAGGCTGAACAACTTCATGGCTCGATGTTATTAGGTGCTAATCAAAATTTTGCTTTATCTGATATTAGTGGCCGTTTGTATCGGGTGACAAATAAGATTAATCAAAGTGTTTCTGATATTGAAAAAACGGTAAATGGCATTAGCATTGAACGAATAAAACGAGGCAATAAAATTCTTGAAGCGACACCTGAAACATTGATTAAAGCTAAAGATATTATTTTAGTTGTTGGTCACCGTGATGCCATGATTCAAGCGAATGATCTTTTGGGTACAGAAATTAATTCTGCATCAGGAATGGATGTGGTGATGAATACTCAAGATGTTGAAATGCGTAATTCTCGTTATGTTGGTGAGAATTTGACTCAGGTCCTTTCATCTGACGAAGTAATCAGTTTAAAACATGGTATCTATTTAGTTGCGATTCATCGCGATGGTCAAAGCCTTCCATTAAACAATGATATTGTTTTAAAACTAGGTGATGTGATAACCATTTATGGGGCGGATAGTGATCTTCGACGTGTTATAGATCGAATTGGTGCACCGATTACCAAAAGCGAAAAAACAGATTGGATATTTCATGGTTTAGGTCTTGTCGTTGGGCTGATTATTGGATTAATTGTAATTCGTGTTAGCGATATTCCAATTACCCTAGGCGCAGGTGGCGGTGCATTACTTTCTGGTCTCTTATTTGGTTGGTATCGATCTTTCCATCAAACCGTAGGCAATATTCCAACTGGCGCTTTGCAACTTTTAAAAGATTTTGGTTTAGCAGGCTTTGTCGCTGTCGTGGGTTTAAGTTCTGGTCTTCAAGCAATCGATACCATTAAAGAACAAGGTTTATCACTGTTTTTAATCGGGGTTGTGGTTACTCTGTTACCGATGTTACTGGCGATTTATTTTGGTAAATATGTGCTTGGTTATAAAAACTCCGCTGTATTTGCCGGAGCTTTAGCGGGTTCACGAAGTGCTAATCCAGCCTTTGGTGAAGTGCTAAATAAAGCAGGCAATTCAACACCGACTAATTCTTTTGCTATTACCTACGCACTGGCGAATGTATTCCTAACTTTATTAGGTCCATTGGTTGTGGCTTTTGTTTAA
- the sohB gene encoding protease SohB, giving the protein MNWFSVYSLFLAETATVVVAILAVLIFILSQRRKSATIAGRLSVKDVSQEYEQVKDEMLMSSMDELEAKQFMKDLKKQKKLEKKQAKLAAKQKKKQEKAGEQPKAGISEDSPDSQTINQTDEKTKPKLFVLSFNGSMDAHEVEELRQEITAVLAIIKPEDEVVIKLESPGGVVHGYGLAASQLLRFRTRNIPFTAVVDKVAASGGYMMACTANKIVAAPFAIVGSIGVVAQIPNFNRLLKKHDVDIELQTAGEYKRTLTMFGENTDEGRQKFKQELEETHLLFKDFVKEYRPNIDIDQVATGEHWFATQAKDKGLVDEISTSDDFILSHLDSHKIISVSYQRRQKLSEKISKNVVKSVEKLFFRQGNGL; this is encoded by the coding sequence ATGAATTGGTTTTCAGTATATTCTCTTTTCTTAGCTGAAACAGCTACTGTTGTTGTTGCAATTTTAGCCGTGCTGATCTTCATATTAAGTCAGCGTCGCAAATCGGCAACGATTGCTGGTCGCTTATCGGTAAAAGATGTCAGTCAAGAGTATGAACAAGTTAAAGATGAAATGTTAATGTCGAGCATGGACGAGCTCGAAGCTAAGCAGTTTATGAAAGATCTCAAAAAACAGAAAAAGCTTGAGAAGAAACAGGCAAAATTAGCCGCTAAGCAAAAAAAGAAACAGGAAAAAGCGGGCGAACAGCCTAAAGCAGGGATCTCCGAAGATTCGCCTGATTCACAGACCATTAACCAAACGGACGAAAAGACCAAACCCAAACTATTTGTGTTATCTTTTAATGGTAGTATGGATGCGCACGAAGTTGAAGAATTACGTCAAGAAATTACGGCGGTATTAGCGATTATTAAACCTGAAGATGAAGTTGTGATTAAACTTGAAAGTCCTGGTGGTGTTGTACATGGTTATGGATTAGCTGCGTCACAGTTATTACGTTTCAGAACTCGTAATATTCCTTTTACTGCTGTCGTTGATAAAGTGGCCGCGAGTGGTGGATATATGATGGCATGTACCGCTAATAAAATTGTTGCAGCACCTTTTGCTATCGTTGGTTCGATTGGCGTGGTTGCTCAGATTCCTAACTTTAATCGCTTACTTAAAAAGCATGATGTGGATATTGAGTTACAAACAGCAGGGGAGTATAAACGGACGTTAACTATGTTTGGTGAAAACACTGATGAAGGTCGCCAAAAATTCAAACAAGAACTTGAAGAAACTCATCTGTTATTTAAAGATTTTGTTAAAGAGTATCGTCCCAATATCGATATCGATCAAGTGGCAACGGGTGAACACTGGTTTGCAACACAAGCGAAAGATAAAGGCTTGGTAGATGAAATCAGTACCAGTGATGATTTTATTTTATCTCATTTAGATTCGCATAAGATTATTTCTGTTAGTTATCAACGTAGACAAAAACTTTCTGAGAAAATCTCAAAAAATGTGGTAAAAAGCGTTGAAAAATTGTTTTTCAGACAAGGAAATGGGCTGTAA
- a CDS encoding MFS transporter, protein MKSTIIVEKKQEQSTTSILVSAVLIVLLVGSVYISQLIFQEISTSFNIDILNARSIFSLSCFCYAISFFIYGPLSDKVSTRLLVAFGSFGTIVCLGIASFVQSFNIYLVIMSLIGFFAASVPAALFAYSAKNIPNEKLPQAMGIMISASTVGIIFSRSIVAMMTDYWSWQIAFLMYASLIVCACLFIPIGIKKTNNNSFHTSITSTYLTAAKLLFNQTVLIFLIVGFLLFFVYLGLFSLLTIYLKGSPFYLSSTILGWLNFAGISAVIGSIITSKLSQFITKGNLLIICLVLVSVSVVTIGYSTNLLCIALGIFGLFLFVFGLQPIVISLLNQIVPVNSRGAISSLYLLSCLAGGSIGTYLLGIFYENFDWDGVIFTCIILTIINIAITLLGIKLLKKQQKNQN, encoded by the coding sequence ATGAAATCAACTATCATAGTGGAAAAAAAACAAGAACAATCAACCACAAGTATTCTTGTTTCTGCTGTACTCATTGTGCTTTTAGTTGGTTCAGTTTATATCAGCCAACTCATTTTTCAGGAAATTTCGACAAGTTTCAATATAGATATTTTGAATGCTCGAAGTATTTTTAGCCTATCTTGTTTTTGTTATGCGATTTCATTTTTTATTTATGGGCCGTTATCAGATAAGGTTTCCACCCGATTACTGGTTGCTTTTGGTAGTTTTGGGACTATTGTTTGCCTAGGTATAGCAAGTTTTGTCCAGTCTTTTAACATTTATTTAGTTATTATGTCATTGATAGGTTTTTTTGCTGCATCCGTTCCCGCAGCATTATTCGCCTATTCCGCAAAAAATATACCTAACGAAAAGTTGCCACAAGCAATGGGGATAATGATTTCTGCCTCTACTGTAGGTATTATTTTTAGCCGTAGTATAGTCGCAATGATGACCGATTATTGGTCTTGGCAGATAGCCTTCTTAATGTATGCATCACTCATTGTTTGTGCCTGTCTTTTTATTCCTATCGGTATCAAAAAAACCAATAATAATTCTTTTCACACTAGTATAACCAGCACCTATCTTACCGCTGCAAAATTATTATTTAATCAGACTGTGCTTATATTTCTGATTGTCGGTTTTTTACTTTTTTTTGTATATCTCGGATTATTTTCATTATTAACTATTTATTTAAAAGGCTCTCCTTTTTATCTTTCATCTACGATATTAGGGTGGCTCAATTTTGCAGGAATAAGTGCTGTAATTGGTAGCATAATTACAAGCAAATTATCTCAATTTATAACTAAAGGTAATTTATTAATTATCTGCCTCGTATTGGTAAGTGTTTCAGTAGTTACAATAGGATACAGTACAAATTTACTCTGTATCGCATTAGGTATTTTTGGTTTATTTCTTTTTGTGTTTGGTCTTCAACCGATAGTCATTTCTCTTCTTAATCAAATTGTTCCGGTTAATTCAAGAGGAGCGATATCTTCTTTATATCTTTTGTCTTGTCTAGCTGGAGGAAGTATTGGTACGTATCTGTTAGGTATTTTTTATGAAAACTTTGACTGGGATGGCGTAATTTTTACCTGCATTATTCTAACAATAATCAATATAGCTATAACACTATTGGGTATCAAATTATTAAAAAAACAACAAAAAAATCAAAATTAA